Proteins encoded within one genomic window of Trichoderma asperellum chromosome 2, complete sequence:
- a CDS encoding uncharacterized protein (EggNog:ENOG41) → MRLDWKSRLMLAEGQIRQFEQGHLSLLLGPNYATIVNMAHLSASELAQGQSSPVVSASLRTTTQLVGRYKRSAPWLE, encoded by the coding sequence ATGCGTCTCGACTGGAAGTCGCGGTTAATGCTGGCGGAGGGACAGATTCGGCAGTTCGAGCAGGGCCACCTCTCGCTACTACTTGGGCCGAACTACGCAACTATCGTCAACATGGCGCACCTCTCCGCGTCGGAGCTGGCTCAGGGTCAATCGTCACCAGTGGTTTCAGCCTCCCTAAGGACGACAACCCAGCTCGTCGGCCGTTACAAGCGATCAGCCCCGTGGCTGGAGTGA
- a CDS encoding uncharacterized protein (EggNog:ENOG41): MQLYQIKARSFITLADFTQFHSDAIVKATPTKKASYGGQAQRFDPRTAISYEVLADFFSAIVRSSTEADDLVAPFISKLVANAYRLPAVELHALWLPFLRCLIPFSPPTPYPRYPILSTALFRPLTGVPRQVRGARAYRG, encoded by the coding sequence ATGCAGCTTTACCAGATCAAGGCCAGATCTTTCATCACTTTGGCGGACTTCACACAGTTCCACAGCGACGCTATAGTCAAGGCCACGCCAACCAAAAAAGCATCATACGGCGGACAAGCCCAAAGATTTGATCCCCGAACAGCCATCAGTTATGAGGTGCTGGCCGATTTCTTCTCAGCCATCGTCCGGTCAAGCACAGAGGCAGACGATCTCGTCGCGCCATTCATTTCCAAACTCGTGGCAAATGCTTACCGGCTCCCAGCAGTCGAACTCCACGCTTTGTGGCTGCCTTTCCTGCGCTGCCTCATACCATTTTCGCCTCCAACGCCATACCCTCGATACCCCATATTGTCAACAGCTCTTTTCCGCCCTCTTACAGGCGTACCTCGACAGGTACGTGGGGCACGAGCCTACCGAGGATAG